In the Gammaproteobacteria bacterium genome, one interval contains:
- a CDS encoding VWA domain-containing protein, whose protein sequence is MSGNKHGSLEPRASNAEVDAFLDQVASMPKPAAAGKTGRLVFAMDATASREPAWDRATHIQAEMFQAAGAAGSLRIQLCWYRGFMEFHASPWSHDAAALLKEITRVRCAAGQTQIGRVLKHTIDEARTGRINALVFVGDCMEEDPAALESLAGELALLGIPAFMFQDGHDPRAEPVFRAVARLTRGAYCRLDAGSAEQLKELLRAVAAYAAGGIPALERLARNGGRVVRELTHQMKR, encoded by the coding sequence ATGTCCGGCAACAAACACGGCTCCCTCGAGCCCCGCGCATCCAACGCCGAGGTGGATGCCTTCCTCGACCAGGTGGCGTCCATGCCCAAACCCGCGGCGGCGGGCAAGACAGGCCGCCTCGTCTTCGCCATGGACGCCACCGCGAGCCGGGAACCAGCGTGGGATCGCGCCACCCACATCCAGGCCGAGATGTTCCAGGCGGCGGGGGCGGCCGGCAGCCTGCGGATCCAATTGTGCTGGTACCGGGGCTTCATGGAATTCCACGCCAGCCCCTGGAGCCATGACGCCGCGGCCCTGCTGAAGGAGATTACCCGGGTCCGCTGCGCGGCCGGCCAGACCCAGATCGGGCGCGTCCTCAAACACACCATCGACGAAGCCCGCACGGGCCGCATCAATGCCCTGGTGTTCGTGGGCGACTGCATGGAAGAGGACCCCGCCGCCCTGGAAAGCCTGGCCGGCGAACTCGCCCTCCTCGGCATACCCGCCTTCATGTTCCAGGACGGGCACGACCCCCGGGCGGAGCCGGTGTTCCGTGCCGTGGCCCGCCTCACCCGCGGCGCCTACTGTCGCCTGGATGCCGGCAGCGCGGAGCAGCTGAAGGAACTGCTGCGCGCCGTAGCCGCCTATGCCGCCGGCGGCATCCCGGCGCTCGAGCGCCTGGCCCGCAACGGCGGGCGGGTGGTCAGGGAACTCACCCACCAGATGAAACGCTGA
- a CDS encoding molecular chaperone DnaJ, with the protein MLGRLIILIAVGVGVYLLLRWFARTPPHKVARGMRQGLIYGGIGLLVVLAATGRLHWIFVALGAMVPLVQRGFMLVRFLPLVQQVLRMVGISVPGVAGAGGGSNPGGRVSTIRTRFLTMTLEHASGEMDGEIIDGPHQGTRLSQLPLETLVELVGEYRRQDQQSAAVLEAYLDRHHGQEWREDSGHEKRAGAGGQGDGGGPMSHEEALAILGLQAGADNKAIREAHRRLMQKLHPDRGGSDWLASRINLAKDTLLGN; encoded by the coding sequence ATGCTGGGGCGCCTCATCATCCTCATCGCCGTGGGCGTGGGCGTCTACCTGCTGCTGCGCTGGTTCGCCCGCACGCCGCCCCACAAAGTGGCCCGTGGCATGCGTCAGGGGCTCATCTACGGGGGCATCGGCCTGCTCGTGGTGCTGGCCGCCACCGGCCGGCTGCACTGGATCTTCGTGGCCCTGGGCGCCATGGTGCCGCTGGTGCAACGGGGTTTCATGCTGGTGCGTTTTTTGCCCCTGGTACAGCAGGTACTGCGCATGGTGGGGATTTCCGTCCCGGGAGTGGCGGGCGCCGGCGGCGGTAGCAACCCGGGAGGCCGGGTCTCCACCATTCGCACGCGCTTTCTCACCATGACCCTCGAGCACGCCAGCGGTGAGATGGACGGCGAGATCATCGACGGCCCCCACCAGGGTACCCGCCTGTCACAGTTGCCCCTCGAGACCCTGGTGGAGTTGGTGGGGGAATACCGGCGCCAGGATCAGCAATCCGCCGCCGTGCTGGAGGCCTACCTGGACCGCCACCACGGCCAGGAGTGGCGCGAGGACAGCGGCCACGAGAAGCGCGCCGGCGCGGGTGGCCAAGGGGACGGCGGTGGCCCCATGAGCCACGAAGAGGCCCTCGCCATCCTCGGCCTCCAGGCCGGCGCCGACAACAAGGCCATCCGCGAAGCGCACCGGCGCCTGATGCAGAAACTCCACCCCGACCGCGGCGGCAGCGACTGGCTCGCCTCCCGCATCAACCTCGCGAAGGACACCCTGCTCGGAAACTGA
- a CDS encoding DUF2333 family protein, whose product MALKFLTQEGREEMRTRWQERLSNRKGKSRLALWSLGGILAAYTLICTVLGVWWSIEPDTFAPRGTALHHAQTRGHQDAVGYTTTFTLMRMGETLLEKSGGFITNDVMPPGAFLDNIGNWEFGVLTQIRDMSRAMRLDFSRSQSQSAEDLDLAKAESMFFSDTTHWVLPAAEDEYGVGIRHLNSYLERLGGKGEPPAYFYPRADNLRDWLVGVANRLGSISQRLSASVGKRALFSDAEPEGQAGPDMTFVKTPWNKIDDVFFEARGHCWALIHLLEAVDHDFRDVLENKNARVSLQQVIRELEPTTRTVWSPIILNADGFGVFANHSLVMASYISRANAAITDLRLLLEQG is encoded by the coding sequence GTGGCACTGAAGTTCCTTACCCAAGAGGGGCGAGAAGAGATGCGCACTCGCTGGCAGGAGCGGCTGTCCAACCGCAAGGGCAAGTCCCGGCTGGCGCTGTGGTCCCTCGGCGGCATACTGGCAGCCTACACCCTCATCTGCACGGTGCTGGGCGTGTGGTGGAGCATCGAGCCGGACACCTTCGCCCCCCGCGGCACCGCCCTGCACCATGCCCAGACCCGGGGACATCAGGATGCCGTGGGTTACACCACCACGTTCACACTGATGAGGATGGGGGAGACGCTGCTGGAAAAATCCGGCGGCTTCATCACCAACGACGTCATGCCCCCCGGTGCGTTCCTGGATAACATCGGCAACTGGGAGTTCGGCGTCCTCACCCAGATCCGCGACATGAGCCGCGCCATGCGCCTGGACTTCAGCCGTTCCCAGAGCCAGTCCGCCGAGGACCTGGACCTCGCCAAGGCCGAGAGCATGTTCTTCTCCGATACCACCCACTGGGTCCTGCCCGCCGCCGAGGATGAGTACGGCGTGGGCATCAGGCATCTGAACAGCTATCTGGAACGTCTCGGCGGCAAGGGCGAGCCCCCCGCCTATTTCTATCCCCGTGCCGACAACCTGCGCGACTGGCTGGTGGGCGTGGCCAACCGCCTCGGCAGCATCTCCCAGCGCCTCAGTGCCAGCGTGGGCAAGCGGGCACTGTTCAGCGACGCAGAACCCGAAGGTCAAGCCGGGCCCGACATGACCTTCGTCAAGACCCCTTGGAACAAGATCGACGACGTCTTCTTCGAGGCCCGCGGCCACTGCTGGGCTCTCATCCATCTCCTGGAAGCCGTGGACCACGACTTCCGTGACGTACTGGAAAATAAGAACGCACGGGTCAGCCTGCAGCAGGTGATACGCGAGCTGGAGCCCACCACCCGCACCGTCTGGAGCCCCATCATCCTCAACGCCGACGGCTTCGGCGTGTTCGCCAACCACTCCCTGGTGATGGCCTCCTACATCTCCCGCGCCAACGCCGCCATCACCGACCTGCGGCTGCTGCTGGAGCAGGGCTGA
- a CDS encoding SEC-C metal-binding domain-containing protein — protein MVVQSWIGKQFIAHGALSEIGGQAIVDEETAMAKIGRNQPCPCGSGKKYKRCCWEQDRSIPPTTTPATSDHSDLLTLQHDDLFDDMELDRLSNSVITLVNAGRLDEADSVCEQLRTEYPEVHDWLMRKAMVCEARGETDLAIEYCQRTIDWMDAHPEDFDPESRQPFYADIERLKNASKDTN, from the coding sequence GTGGTCGTACAATCGTGGATCGGCAAACAGTTCATCGCCCATGGCGCGCTCTCCGAGATTGGGGGTCAAGCCATTGTGGATGAGGAGACAGCGATGGCAAAGATAGGAAGAAATCAGCCCTGCCCTTGCGGCAGTGGCAAGAAATACAAGCGCTGCTGCTGGGAGCAGGACCGCAGCATCCCACCCACCACCACACCGGCGACATCAGATCACAGTGACCTGCTCACCCTGCAACACGATGACCTCTTCGACGACATGGAACTCGACCGGTTATCCAACAGCGTTATCACCCTTGTCAATGCGGGAAGGCTCGATGAGGCGGATTCCGTGTGCGAGCAATTGCGCACCGAATACCCTGAAGTGCACGACTGGCTCATGCGAAAAGCCATGGTCTGCGAGGCACGCGGCGAGACCGATCTGGCCATCGAGTATTGCCAGCGCACCATCGACTGGATGGATGCGCATCCAGAGGACTTCGACCCTGAGAGCCGACAGCCGTTCTATGCGGACATTGAGCGTCTGAAAAACGCTAGCAAGGATACGAACTGA
- a CDS encoding DDE-type integrase/transposase/recombinase, producing MGDDNRLSAHERWARLRFAVIGSLLAAPPESGELHTAITALAARTWRHPVTGEAVRFGFSTIERWYYLALRAGADPVRALRSRRRADAGRHRRLSDLLRTELHALYQAHSGWSVQLHVDNLAVLAAKDPSLGAMPSYATVRRYLQANGMRKRSGRVRRDTPGTEAAERHLATREVRSYELAHVNALWHADFHVGSRRVVDTRGRWQTVQMLGILDDCSRICCHAQWYLTEDAERFVHGLSQALQKRGLPRALLTDNGSAETATEVTEGLARLGIVHETTLPYSAYQNAKQENWWSVVEGRLLAMLEGVEQLTLESLNRATLAWVEGEYQRRRHHELGCAPIERYRQGPDVARECPDAEMLRRSFRAQTTRVQRRSDGTCTVLGTRFEVPSRFRHLHRLQLRYARWDLASIDLLDPHTEQPVAVLYPLDKQRNAEHGRRALAPVDDSTSVDALPANANTRAGMAPLLDQLMAEYAATGIPPAYLPFDPEDTDP from the coding sequence ATGGGCGACGACAACAGATTGAGCGCGCACGAACGCTGGGCACGGCTGCGCTTCGCCGTGATCGGTTCGCTATTGGCGGCACCGCCAGAGAGCGGTGAGCTGCACACAGCCATTACGGCGCTGGCCGCCAGGACCTGGCGTCATCCGGTCACTGGCGAGGCGGTACGCTTCGGGTTCTCCACCATAGAGCGCTGGTACTACCTGGCGCTTCGTGCCGGCGCTGACCCAGTCCGTGCGCTGCGTTCACGCCGACGCGCCGATGCGGGACGTCACCGCCGCCTGAGTGACCTGCTGCGCACCGAGCTGCATGCGCTCTACCAAGCGCATTCGGGCTGGAGCGTGCAGCTGCATGTCGATAACCTTGCAGTTCTGGCTGCCAAGGATCCGTCTCTTGGCGCGATGCCCTCGTATGCCACCGTGCGGCGGTATCTACAGGCGAACGGCATGCGCAAGCGCAGCGGGCGCGTGCGGCGCGATACCCCCGGTACTGAAGCCGCCGAGCGCCACCTGGCCACGCGCGAGGTGCGCAGCTATGAACTCGCCCACGTCAATGCGTTATGGCACGCCGACTTCCACGTCGGCTCGCGTCGTGTCGTCGACACGCGCGGGCGCTGGCAAACGGTACAGATGCTCGGCATTCTCGATGACTGCTCAAGGATCTGTTGTCACGCCCAGTGGTATCTCACCGAGGACGCCGAACGCTTCGTGCACGGCCTGTCGCAGGCGCTGCAGAAGCGCGGCCTGCCCCGTGCCCTGCTGACCGACAACGGCAGTGCCGAGACCGCGACCGAGGTCACCGAGGGCCTGGCGCGCCTGGGGATCGTGCATGAGACGACATTGCCGTACTCGGCCTACCAGAATGCCAAGCAGGAGAACTGGTGGTCGGTCGTTGAGGGTCGCCTGCTCGCCATGCTCGAGGGCGTCGAGCAGCTGACACTGGAGAGTCTCAACCGCGCAACACTCGCCTGGGTCGAGGGCGAGTATCAGCGTCGCCGCCACCACGAGCTCGGCTGCGCGCCCATTGAGCGCTATCGGCAGGGCCCCGACGTTGCCCGCGAGTGCCCCGATGCCGAGATGCTACGCCGCAGCTTCCGCGCACAGACCACGCGTGTCCAGCGTCGCTCCGATGGCACCTGCACCGTACTGGGCACCCGCTTCGAGGTGCCCTCGCGGTTCCGCCACCTCCACCGGTTGCAGCTGCGCTACGCACGCTGGGATCTTGCGAGTATTGATCTGCTCGATCCCCACACCGAACAGCCCGTCGCCGTGCTCTATCCACTCGACAAGCAGCGTAATGCCGAGCATGGACGACGGGCCCTCGCGCCGGTGGATGACAGCACGTCGGTCGATGCCCTGCCGGCCAACGCTAACACGCGCGCCGGTATGGCGCCGTTGCTTGACCAACTCATGGCCGAGTATGCCGCCACCGGCATACCGCCGGCCTATCTGCCCTTCGATCCCGAGGATACTGACCCATGA
- a CDS encoding ATP-binding protein, with product MNKSLLALYGLKWNPFSPELPTEALMATPALEDFAWRIEHTHVREGGFALITGAPGTGKSVALRILAARLGRLPDLTIAALTHPSANLADFYRELGDLFGVDLKPHNRWMGFKGLRTHWLAHLDASLMRPVLLIDEAQEIAPVVLNELRLLASSQFDSRTLLSVVLAGDQRLTDLLRRDDLLPLGSRIRARLALEHASRDHLLACLEHLCTSAGNPGLFSEQLAQALADHAMGNYRVLTNMAAEILAHASRHELTQLDEKLFFDVFHTERKPSPRRARSAA from the coding sequence ATGAACAAATCCCTGCTCGCACTCTACGGCCTCAAGTGGAATCCATTCTCGCCGGAACTGCCCACCGAGGCATTGATGGCAACGCCTGCGCTGGAAGACTTCGCCTGGCGTATTGAGCACACCCATGTCCGCGAAGGCGGCTTTGCCCTCATTACCGGCGCGCCCGGCACCGGCAAGAGCGTCGCATTGCGCATCCTCGCCGCCCGCCTCGGGCGCCTGCCCGACCTGACCATCGCCGCGTTGACCCATCCGAGTGCCAACCTCGCGGACTTCTACCGCGAGCTGGGAGACCTGTTCGGCGTCGATCTCAAGCCGCACAATCGCTGGATGGGCTTCAAGGGGCTGCGCACCCACTGGTTGGCGCATCTCGACGCCTCACTTATGCGCCCCGTGCTGCTGATCGATGAAGCCCAGGAGATCGCGCCTGTGGTACTGAATGAGTTGCGCTTGCTCGCCTCGTCCCAGTTCGACTCACGCACCTTGCTGAGCGTGGTCCTCGCCGGCGATCAACGCCTGACCGACCTGCTCCGGCGTGACGATCTGCTCCCGCTCGGCTCGCGCATCCGGGCCCGCCTGGCGCTTGAGCACGCCTCACGCGACCATCTCCTCGCCTGTCTGGAGCATCTTTGCACAAGCGCCGGCAACCCCGGTCTGTTCAGCGAACAGCTGGCACAGGCGCTGGCCGATCATGCCATGGGCAACTACCGTGTGCTGACCAATATGGCCGCCGAAATCCTCGCCCATGCCAGCCGCCACGAACTCACCCAGCTCGATGAAAAGCTCTTCTTCGATGTCTTCCACACCGAGCGCAAGCCATCACCGCGGCGCGCTCGCAGCGCTGCCTGA
- a CDS encoding MraY family glycosyltransferase, with protein MVVILVTITALAISMMVIPVMLRLAPQLGLVDRPSARKVHQVPMARVGGWGIVLGALVPLFIWLPLGDPLIQSYLFGAVVLLAFGTWDDSREVGHYPKFLGQFLAVIPVVYYGDLWVAQFPFMGLEPVPAWFGKPFTVVAIIGVINALNHSDGLDGLAGGEALLSLIAILLLGYQANGGPIVFIGAAVVGGVLGFLRYNTHPAHLFMGDSGSQFLGFTLGFMVVLLTQQTNPALSPAIPALLLGLPVVDIITVLGQRIYHGMNWFKASKNHVHHRLLDLGFSHYQSVVVIYSFQAFLVLFGVFLCYSWDWLIIGLYLLAHGLLFAVLLYARRVGWHANRKGGATRRFDKVINWAATSAFCTRMPVTLAGIVIALVFVLTGAFVSEVPRDFGLMSLALFAVMVLTFLYRKQEKPVSARAVIYSTGVFVAYLWSNYTPAFLGLNGYWEIIVYGLIALLVALSVRCVEDLNFNTSPMDYLIVFATVMFALALSGNPEKRIISDVLVKSIILLYGCELVLHRSRSNWNILSAATVTALGILAYRGLLA; from the coding sequence ATGGTCGTCATCCTCGTCACCATCACCGCGCTCGCCATCAGCATGATGGTGATCCCTGTCATGCTCAGATTGGCTCCTCAACTGGGGCTGGTGGACCGCCCCAGTGCCCGCAAGGTGCATCAAGTGCCGATGGCGCGGGTGGGGGGGTGGGGCATCGTGCTGGGCGCCCTGGTGCCGCTCTTCATCTGGCTGCCCCTGGGGGATCCGCTGATCCAGAGCTACCTGTTCGGGGCCGTGGTGCTGTTGGCCTTCGGCACCTGGGACGACTCCCGGGAGGTGGGCCATTACCCGAAGTTCCTGGGCCAGTTCCTGGCGGTCATCCCGGTGGTCTACTACGGCGACCTGTGGGTGGCGCAGTTCCCTTTCATGGGGCTCGAACCGGTGCCGGCATGGTTCGGCAAGCCCTTCACCGTGGTGGCCATCATCGGGGTCATCAATGCCCTCAACCACTCGGATGGCCTGGACGGCCTGGCGGGTGGCGAGGCCCTGCTGTCCCTCATCGCCATCCTGTTGCTGGGCTATCAGGCCAACGGTGGCCCCATCGTCTTTATCGGCGCTGCGGTGGTGGGCGGGGTGCTGGGGTTCCTGCGCTACAACACCCATCCGGCGCATCTGTTCATGGGGGATTCGGGCAGCCAGTTCCTGGGCTTCACCCTTGGTTTCATGGTGGTGTTGCTGACCCAGCAGACTAATCCTGCCCTCAGTCCCGCCATCCCGGCGCTGCTGCTGGGACTGCCGGTGGTGGACATCATCACGGTGCTGGGCCAGCGCATCTACCACGGCATGAACTGGTTCAAGGCCTCCAAGAACCATGTCCATCACCGGTTGTTGGATCTCGGCTTCAGCCATTACCAGTCGGTGGTGGTCATCTATTCCTTCCAGGCCTTCCTGGTGCTCTTCGGAGTATTCCTGTGCTATTCCTGGGACTGGCTCATCATCGGGCTGTACCTGCTGGCCCACGGCCTGCTGTTCGCCGTTCTGCTGTATGCCCGGCGGGTGGGCTGGCACGCCAATCGCAAAGGCGGTGCCACCCGCAGGTTCGACAAGGTCATCAACTGGGCTGCCACCAGCGCCTTCTGTACCCGCATGCCCGTCACCCTTGCGGGCATCGTCATCGCCCTGGTGTTCGTGCTCACCGGCGCCTTCGTCTCCGAGGTGCCGCGGGACTTCGGGCTCATGTCCCTGGCCCTGTTCGCGGTCATGGTGCTGACCTTCCTCTACCGCAAGCAGGAAAAGCCGGTGTCCGCCCGAGCCGTCATCTACTCCACGGGGGTATTCGTGGCCTATCTGTGGTCGAACTATACACCGGCGTTCCTCGGCCTGAACGGCTACTGGGAAATCATCGTTTACGGCCTGATAGCGCTGCTCGTGGCCTTGAGTGTGCGCTGCGTGGAGGATTTGAACTTCAATACATCGCCCATGGATTACCTCATCGTCTTCGCCACCGTGATGTTCGCCCTGGCCCTCAGCGGCAATCCGGAGAAACGCATCATCAGTGATGTGCTGGTGAAGTCGATCATCCTGTTGTACGGCTGCGAACTGGTCCTTCATCGCTCGCGCAGTAACTGGAACATTCTCAGTGCAGCGACGGTCACGGCCCTGGGGATCCTGGCCTATCGGGGGTTGCTGGCCTGA